In one Arenibacter antarcticus genomic region, the following are encoded:
- a CDS encoding FAD-binding and (Fe-S)-binding domain-containing protein — protein sequence MLNYLKDHLDGELFVDKLTTTLYATDASVYRKIPMAVAYPKSEADIKKLILFAKENTIGLIPRTAGTSLAGQCVGEGIVVDVSKHFTEILSLDTDKKQVTVQPGVIRDELNQYLAPFGLFFGPNTSTSNRCMIGGMVGNNSSGTTSIQYGVTRDKVVSMNTFLSDGSKVQFSSLSQNQFLGKMSLETFEGDIYRNIHKELINKETQEEILSEFPKPQIHRRNTGYAVDELLKSSVFGMGDEGLNLCKLLSGSEGTLAFTTEIVLQLDDMPPKLSAMVVTHYKSLEDCLSDVAPLMAHSLHTCEMMDKVILDCTKNNRTQLENRFFVDGDPTALLMLEVKSDTEEDLENQLQQLLNTVKLSGLSYAHPILKYDDINKAVELRKAGLGLLGNIVGDRKAVACIEDTAVAVEDLKDFIGEFSQIMKEYDQEAVYYAHAGAGELHLRPILNLKKSTDVALFRAITTDVAKLTKKYKGSFSGEHGDGIVRAEFIPLMIGEKNYELLKRVKSYFDPQNLFNPGKIVDAYPMDQSLRYEIDRKEPEIKTLLDFSDSEGILKAAEKCNGSGDCRKTHHMSGAMCPSYHATKNEKDTTRARANALREFLTSSDKTNKFDNKELKEVFDLCLSCKACSSECPSNVDVATLKAEFLYQYQEENGYPLRAKLFAYNTALNRLGSKMAGFTNAIYDSKFLGGLLKKSVGVAPERNLPKVYKVDFDSVLNTAKEASSVTKSKVVLYIDEFTQFLDVELGKDAIEVLTRLGYEVELFYAESGRTFISKGFLKQAKILAIKNVEKLMEFSERGLPVLGLEPSAILTFRDEYKRFGMDKKKMENIAKNAYLIEEFLSKEIKAGVLTSASFTSEERTVKIHNHCHQKSISNQKVTFDILNLPKNYNVSIINSGCCGMAGSFGYEKEHYEVSMQVGELKLFPAVRKTAEEVIIAANGTSCRHQIYDGTNRKALHPISILKEALIN from the coding sequence ATGCTAAATTATTTAAAAGATCATTTAGATGGTGAGTTGTTTGTGGATAAATTAACAACCACCTTATACGCAACCGATGCTTCGGTTTATAGGAAAATCCCAATGGCCGTTGCCTATCCCAAAAGCGAGGCCGATATTAAGAAATTAATTTTATTTGCGAAGGAAAACACTATAGGCCTCATTCCCAGGACTGCAGGCACCTCATTAGCAGGTCAGTGTGTAGGTGAGGGCATAGTGGTAGATGTTTCTAAACACTTTACCGAAATACTTTCCTTAGATACAGATAAAAAACAAGTTACTGTTCAACCAGGGGTAATCCGTGATGAATTAAATCAATATTTAGCGCCTTTCGGCCTATTTTTTGGACCCAATACCTCTACCTCTAACCGATGTATGATAGGGGGTATGGTAGGTAATAACTCCTCGGGAACCACTTCTATACAGTATGGGGTAACCCGTGATAAGGTGGTTTCTATGAATACTTTTCTTTCCGATGGGAGCAAGGTCCAATTCAGCAGCCTGTCCCAAAACCAATTTTTAGGAAAAATGTCCCTAGAAACCTTTGAGGGCGATATTTATCGGAACATTCATAAAGAACTTATAAATAAGGAAACACAAGAAGAAATTCTATCGGAATTCCCCAAACCTCAAATTCATAGAAGAAATACTGGCTATGCTGTTGATGAGCTACTTAAGAGTAGTGTGTTTGGCATGGGAGATGAGGGATTAAATCTTTGTAAATTATTAAGTGGGAGCGAAGGTACCTTGGCATTTACCACCGAGATCGTACTGCAATTGGATGACATGCCCCCTAAGCTTTCCGCAATGGTGGTTACCCATTACAAGTCTTTGGAAGACTGCTTAAGTGATGTGGCGCCACTAATGGCACATAGCCTTCATACCTGTGAGATGATGGACAAGGTTATTTTGGATTGTACCAAAAACAACCGTACCCAATTGGAAAACCGGTTTTTTGTGGATGGGGACCCCACCGCACTGTTAATGTTGGAGGTGAAATCGGATACCGAGGAGGATTTGGAAAATCAACTACAACAGTTGTTGAACACCGTAAAATTATCCGGACTAAGCTACGCTCATCCAATACTTAAATATGATGATATTAACAAGGCCGTAGAATTAAGAAAGGCGGGCTTGGGATTGTTGGGAAATATAGTGGGGGATCGTAAAGCTGTGGCCTGTATTGAAGATACTGCCGTAGCCGTGGAAGACCTTAAGGATTTTATTGGGGAGTTTTCCCAAATAATGAAGGAATATGACCAGGAAGCGGTATACTACGCTCATGCCGGTGCAGGAGAGCTGCATCTAAGACCTATCCTTAATCTAAAAAAATCTACTGATGTAGCTCTATTTAGGGCTATTACCACTGACGTGGCAAAACTTACCAAGAAATACAAAGGGTCTTTTAGTGGGGAACATGGCGATGGAATTGTAAGGGCAGAGTTTATACCCCTAATGATCGGGGAAAAGAATTATGAGCTACTAAAACGCGTGAAAAGTTATTTTGACCCCCAAAATTTATTCAATCCTGGTAAAATTGTGGATGCCTATCCCATGGATCAATCCTTGCGTTATGAAATAGACCGGAAAGAACCGGAAATAAAGACGTTGTTGGATTTCTCAGATAGTGAGGGAATCCTGAAGGCTGCAGAAAAATGTAATGGGAGTGGCGATTGTAGAAAGACACATCATATGTCAGGAGCCATGTGTCCAAGTTATCATGCGACAAAGAATGAAAAGGACACCACTCGTGCACGTGCGAATGCCCTGCGCGAATTCTTGACCTCTTCAGACAAAACAAATAAATTCGACAATAAGGAACTTAAGGAGGTGTTTGACCTTTGCTTAAGCTGTAAGGCCTGTTCTAGCGAATGCCCTAGTAATGTGGACGTGGCTACCTTGAAAGCGGAATTTCTCTATCAGTATCAGGAAGAAAATGGATACCCGCTACGAGCAAAACTTTTTGCCTATAATACCGCCCTAAATAGATTGGGGAGTAAGATGGCAGGTTTTACGAATGCAATCTACGATTCCAAATTTTTGGGAGGATTGCTTAAAAAATCGGTGGGAGTGGCTCCCGAGAGGAACTTGCCAAAGGTGTACAAAGTAGATTTTGACAGCGTGCTAAACACGGCAAAAGAGGCCAGTAGTGTTACTAAATCCAAGGTTGTTCTTTATATAGATGAATTCACCCAATTTTTAGACGTGGAATTAGGAAAGGATGCTATTGAGGTCCTGACAAGGTTGGGGTATGAGGTAGAACTTTTTTATGCAGAAAGTGGACGTACCTTTATTTCAAAAGGATTCTTAAAACAGGCAAAAATCCTGGCCATAAAAAATGTGGAGAAGTTAATGGAATTTTCCGAAAGGGGGCTTCCTGTCCTTGGATTGGAACCTTCTGCCATTCTTACGTTTAGGGACGAGTACAAGCGATTTGGGATGGATAAGAAAAAGATGGAGAACATCGCCAAAAATGCATACCTAATTGAAGAATTTTTGTCCAAAGAGATTAAAGCTGGCGTCTTGACTTCCGCTTCCTTTACGTCAGAGGAGAGGACGGTTAAAATTCATAATCACTGTCATCAAAAATCAATTTCCAACCAGAAGGTGACTTTTGATATTCTTAATCTGCCAAAAAATTATAATGTTTCTATAATTAATTCTGGTTGTTGTGGAATGGCCGGATCTTTTGGCTACGAAAAAGAACATTATGAGGTGAGTATGCAGGTAGGGGAGTTAAAATTGTTCCCTGCCGTACGTAAAACCGCCGAGGAGGTAATCATTGCTGCCAACGGCACTAGTTGTAGGCACCAGATTTATGACGGTACCAATAGAAAGGCATTGCACCCTATTAGTATTTTAAAGGAGGCCTTAATCAATTAG
- a CDS encoding lysophospholipid acyltransferase family protein produces the protein MQLLVYVLVYPFLWLISILPYRLFYAFSDFIFFLVYHLVGYRKDIVLSNLNLVFPDKRKDELLRIRKSFYHHMCDMFLEMVKTMALSKEKVKQRYRITNLEVLQEILKDKSILIVCSHYANWEWNVSINNYVDAKGYAVYQKIGNPYFDRMVKRIRAKWNTTPITTNETPKTVVSNARKGITAVYGMVSDQSPQVQRAHYWSDFMGVKVPIYNGAEALARKLDLAVVFLKVTKIKRGYYAAEFIPITVSGKETEKNEITEKFLRLTEQQIREKPDYYLWTHRRWKHRDKAPKELQ, from the coding sequence ATGCAGCTTCTTGTTTACGTCTTGGTATATCCTTTTTTATGGCTTATCTCTATTTTACCCTATAGATTATTCTATGCTTTTTCCGATTTTATATTTTTTCTGGTCTACCATCTAGTGGGATATCGTAAGGATATCGTATTATCTAATTTAAACCTCGTTTTTCCCGATAAGCGCAAAGACGAATTATTGCGAATAAGGAAATCCTTTTATCATCATATGTGTGATATGTTCTTAGAAATGGTGAAGACAATGGCCCTCTCCAAAGAAAAAGTGAAACAACGATATCGCATTACCAATTTAGAAGTGCTTCAAGAAATTTTGAAGGACAAAAGTATTTTGATCGTTTGCTCCCATTATGCCAATTGGGAGTGGAATGTTAGTATCAATAATTATGTAGACGCCAAGGGATATGCTGTATATCAAAAAATTGGCAATCCTTATTTTGACCGCATGGTGAAAAGGATAAGGGCAAAATGGAACACGACCCCTATTACTACCAACGAAACTCCAAAAACTGTAGTTTCCAATGCGCGTAAGGGAATAACTGCAGTATATGGGATGGTAAGTGACCAATCGCCACAAGTCCAAAGGGCGCACTATTGGAGCGATTTTATGGGTGTAAAAGTTCCTATCTACAATGGTGCGGAAGCTTTGGCTCGTAAATTGGATCTTGCGGTAGTTTTTCTAAAAGTCACCAAGATTAAAAGAGGGTATTACGCCGCAGAATTTATTCCCATAACCGTCTCGGGAAAGGAAACCGAAAAAAATGAGATTACTGAAAAATTCTTAAGACTAACTGAACAACAGATTAGGGAAAAGCCGGATTATTACCTATGGACACATAGAAGATGGAAACACCGAGATAAAGCTCCTAAGGAATTACAATAA
- a CDS encoding OmpA family protein: MKLLLSIFALFLCNVHWAQYSRSEANEHFQNLNFKEAITIYHHLESEKKRSRPLFVERLAESYFNINDYTNAKIWYQKLYELKDKRVGEAIFIKYVQSLKAGQEYEAANSLIKEYYDYDQQKLATILEQEKYLDSLMAQNPGYQISNMEINSPFSDFAPMYYKDALVFSSSRTPMLSEDAMYSWNNQPYLSILTAKRDKSTGELSDVQKFHNNIQSSFHEGTLTYSSDFKTVYFTQNYINNHSLVVNPKGFSNMQILRGEVVGDSIVHLKALKFNNPKYSYGHPYLTKDGKRLFFVSDMFGGFGETDIYYVDIDKDGDLGPAVNLGPTINTAGREMFPYTSGQYLYFASDSHFGLGGLDIFKSEIEPANSYGIPKNMGSPINSNMDDFALIINDQNNSGYFSSNRVNGKGDDDIYRFLEIAEMMPYKGNIINEITKAPLPNVIVKVYDQANKLITETFTDEEGNFEALISPTLNHIFAFLKPEYKQELKTVNNADTPELYKDLNNIELTPFSSFVTNEGGVEKVRINPIFFNLNRYNITYKAAKELDKIVSFMNAFPSVKIKIEAHTDSRASTAINMELSNNRATSTQNYLIEKGINASRIVSAKGYGESRLINECANGIPCSNGQHLANRRCNFIIISK, translated from the coding sequence ATGAAACTACTCCTTTCCATATTCGCGTTGTTTCTATGTAATGTCCATTGGGCACAGTATTCTAGATCGGAAGCCAACGAGCATTTTCAAAATTTAAATTTTAAGGAAGCCATAACAATTTACCACCATCTGGAATCGGAAAAAAAAAGATCACGACCCTTATTTGTAGAACGTTTGGCAGAAAGTTATTTTAATATAAATGACTATACCAATGCAAAAATTTGGTATCAAAAACTCTATGAACTTAAAGATAAAAGAGTGGGTGAAGCAATCTTTATTAAGTACGTACAAAGCCTAAAAGCTGGACAGGAATATGAGGCGGCCAATAGTTTGATAAAGGAATACTATGACTATGACCAGCAAAAATTAGCAACTATATTAGAGCAGGAAAAGTATTTGGATAGCCTTATGGCGCAAAACCCTGGATATCAAATTTCCAACATGGAAATTAACTCTCCCTTTTCAGACTTTGCCCCAATGTACTACAAGGATGCCCTTGTATTCTCCTCCAGCCGAACTCCTATGTTATCCGAAGACGCTATGTATTCATGGAACAACCAACCGTATCTTTCCATTCTTACGGCCAAGAGGGACAAATCTACCGGGGAACTAAGTGATGTGCAGAAATTCCATAACAATATTCAATCTTCCTTTCACGAAGGAACTCTCACCTACTCGTCCGATTTTAAGACCGTTTATTTTACCCAAAATTACATCAATAATCACTCCTTAGTCGTAAATCCAAAAGGGTTCTCCAATATGCAGATATTAAGAGGAGAGGTGGTGGGAGATTCAATTGTGCACCTCAAAGCCTTAAAGTTTAATAATCCCAAATATTCTTATGGACATCCCTATTTAACCAAGGATGGAAAACGACTCTTTTTTGTCTCCGATATGTTCGGAGGTTTTGGGGAAACGGATATCTATTATGTGGATATTGATAAGGATGGGGACCTAGGACCTGCCGTGAACCTCGGTCCTACCATAAATACTGCAGGAAGGGAAATGTTTCCTTATACTTCTGGACAGTACTTGTATTTTGCCTCGGACAGTCATTTTGGACTTGGGGGACTGGATATTTTTAAATCAGAAATTGAGCCTGCTAACAGCTATGGCATTCCCAAAAACATGGGATCTCCCATCAATAGCAATATGGATGATTTCGCCCTGATTATAAATGACCAGAATAATTCTGGCTATTTTTCTTCCAATAGGGTCAATGGCAAAGGAGATGACGATATATATCGATTCTTAGAAATAGCCGAAATGATGCCGTATAAGGGCAATATTATAAACGAAATTACCAAAGCACCGCTCCCAAATGTTATAGTAAAGGTCTATGACCAAGCAAATAAATTAATTACAGAAACCTTCACAGACGAAGAAGGTAATTTTGAAGCATTGATATCCCCTACTCTCAATCATATATTTGCCTTTTTAAAACCAGAATATAAGCAAGAACTTAAGACCGTTAATAATGCTGATACACCTGAGCTTTACAAAGACCTAAACAACATAGAATTGACCCCTTTTTCGAGCTTTGTTACCAATGAGGGTGGTGTAGAAAAGGTAAGGATTAATCCTATATTTTTTAATTTGAACCGCTACAACATCACTTATAAGGCGGCAAAGGAATTGGACAAAATAGTGAGCTTTATGAACGCCTTTCCAAGCGTAAAAATAAAGATTGAAGCCCATACCGATTCTAGGGCATCAACAGCAATTAATATGGAATTGTCTAATAATAGGGCCACTTCCACCCAAAATTACCTTATTGAAAAGGGTATTAATGCGTCACGAATTGTGAGTGCTAAAGGATATGGGGAATCCCGACTGATTAACGAATGTGCCAATGGCATTCCCTGCAGTAATGGGCAACATTTGGCCAATAGACGTTGTAATTTTATAATTATAAGCAAGTAA
- a CDS encoding TlpA disulfide reductase family protein encodes MKKLILSLSVIIGLVACNNKPEGYVLNGTLTGDIEDGTQVFIRKINESNQPYDIDTTTVVDGKFSIKGTAASPDLIYVFVDQVQGYTPLVAENGTIELTAQKDSLNFAKVTGTVQNDVFFKYLDNSRSLSDKAMSIQKDLQEASMTGNEATVNSLKDEFAELQEEYKNFELQFIKDNPNGLISALLIDKVLNSRIVESAEAQEMYDALTPEIKETVTGKKIAASLTAAKEREEKGKSTSIGAIAPDFSGPTPNGGKISLKEAMGKVTIIDFWAAWCKPCRVENPNVVNVYNKYHEKGLNIIGVSLDRKEEDWKKAIADDNLTWNHISSLDYFDDAIAKLYNVDAIPATFILDENGVIIAKNLRGPALEEKISELLN; translated from the coding sequence ATGAAGAAATTAATTTTATCCCTTTCCGTAATCATCGGATTGGTTGCGTGCAACAACAAACCAGAAGGCTATGTCCTAAACGGTACATTGACTGGCGACATTGAGGACGGTACGCAAGTATTTATACGTAAGATCAACGAGAGCAATCAGCCCTACGATATTGATACTACTACCGTTGTAGACGGTAAATTTAGTATTAAGGGTACTGCAGCTTCCCCAGATTTGATCTATGTATTTGTAGACCAAGTTCAGGGATATACCCCACTTGTAGCCGAAAATGGTACCATAGAGCTAACCGCTCAAAAGGACAGCCTAAATTTCGCCAAGGTAACGGGAACTGTCCAGAACGATGTATTCTTTAAATATTTGGACAATTCCAGATCGCTATCCGATAAAGCGATGTCTATACAGAAAGATCTTCAGGAGGCAAGCATGACAGGAAATGAAGCCACTGTAAATTCGCTTAAAGACGAGTTTGCCGAATTGCAAGAAGAGTACAAAAACTTTGAATTACAGTTTATAAAGGACAACCCCAACGGACTTATCTCTGCTCTTTTAATAGATAAAGTATTAAATAGTAGAATAGTGGAGAGTGCAGAGGCCCAAGAAATGTACGATGCACTAACACCAGAAATAAAAGAAACAGTAACTGGTAAAAAAATAGCTGCTAGCTTAACTGCAGCGAAAGAACGGGAAGAAAAAGGAAAATCTACTTCCATTGGTGCTATAGCTCCTGATTTTTCAGGTCCTACTCCAAATGGTGGCAAGATCTCCCTAAAAGAAGCTATGGGAAAAGTAACCATAATCGACTTTTGGGCTGCTTGGTGCAAGCCATGTAGGGTAGAAAATCCTAACGTAGTAAATGTATACAACAAATACCACGAGAAGGGATTGAATATCATTGGCGTTTCTTTGGATCGGAAGGAAGAAGATTGGAAAAAGGCCATTGCCGATGACAACCTAACCTGGAACCATATCTCAAGTTTGGATTATTTTGACGATGCCATTGCCAAATTATACAATGTTGATGCTATTCCCGCTACTTTTATCTTGGATGAAAACGGAGTGATCATCGCAAAAAACTTACGGGGCCCTGCCTTGGAAGAGAAAATTTCTGAATTACTTAATTAA
- a CDS encoding type IX secretion system membrane protein PorP/SprF has translation MKIIRKCYIGIIVLFFLFGGGRLMAQQLPQYTQYMYNTTTINPAYVNENNRMDATLSYRAQWIGIEGAPETKALTVSGIINNRIGLGLNIYKDNIGPSTEFNANAIFSYYLNLSKKIKMSLGINAGVNFLEMDYSKGSYYDEDDILFSYDDYFNVLPAIGAGVFVFSENWYVGFSVPSILLKQSNVVSDKNLITRDHHFYFIGGYVVDISAALKLKPSVLVKLIDNAPLTIDTSLNVLFLNKFTLGASHRLKDSYSALAGFQISRNLFMGYSYDYNISDIGDYNQGSHEIIIKYLVPRWEPNARSPRFF, from the coding sequence ATGAAGATTATTCGAAAATGTTATATAGGAATCATTGTACTGTTTTTTCTCTTTGGAGGAGGAAGGCTGATGGCGCAGCAATTGCCGCAATATACCCAGTATATGTATAATACCACCACTATAAATCCTGCATACGTCAATGAAAATAACCGGATGGATGCCACTTTGAGTTACCGGGCACAATGGATAGGGATTGAGGGCGCTCCTGAAACAAAGGCACTTACCGTTTCGGGAATTATCAATAATAGAATTGGCTTGGGGCTTAACATATATAAGGACAACATTGGCCCATCGACAGAATTTAACGCAAATGCCATTTTCTCGTACTACTTAAACCTCAGCAAAAAAATAAAAATGTCGTTGGGCATCAATGCAGGTGTCAATTTTTTGGAGATGGATTATTCCAAAGGCAGTTATTATGATGAGGACGATATTCTTTTTAGTTATGACGATTATTTCAATGTCCTTCCCGCTATAGGCGCTGGAGTTTTTGTATTCAGCGAGAATTGGTATGTCGGATTTTCCGTTCCCAGCATATTACTAAAACAATCCAATGTTGTAAGTGATAAAAATCTAATAACCAGGGATCATCATTTCTATTTTATAGGGGGTTATGTAGTGGATATTTCCGCCGCCCTAAAATTAAAGCCCTCCGTATTAGTCAAGCTCATAGATAATGCCCCTCTAACCATAGACACCTCCCTAAACGTGCTATTTCTGAATAAATTCACCTTAGGCGCCTCCCATAGGCTTAAGGACAGCTATAGTGCCTTGGCAGGATTTCAAATATCAAGAAACCTTTTTATGGGCTATTCCTATGATTATAATATATCTGATATAGGAGATTACAATCAAGGTTCCCACGAAATAATCATTAAGTACCTAGTGCCAAGGTGGGAACCAAACGCCCGCTCACCCAGATTTTTCTAA
- a CDS encoding rhomboid family intramembrane serine protease: protein MNNIHLATIAIMAVNVIASLKGFNDTYFFERYKFGVGAIQTGQKDRMVTSGFLHVDFSHLFFNMFTLYFFSDVVINWFGPGKFLILYFISLVAGSLLAMFFHKKEPHYSAVGASGAVTGVLYAAILLEPGMRLGIMFIPIPLPAYVLGILYLFYSIYGMKTRLGNIGHTAHFGGAIGGYVTTLLFKPDLLVTDTWMVLLLAVPIIILFILGKLGKL from the coding sequence ATGAATAACATCCATTTAGCTACTATTGCCATAATGGCGGTCAATGTAATTGCCTCCTTAAAAGGCTTTAATGACACCTATTTTTTTGAACGTTATAAATTTGGTGTTGGTGCAATACAGACAGGGCAGAAAGACAGAATGGTTACCTCAGGGTTTTTGCATGTAGATTTCTCCCACCTTTTCTTTAATATGTTTACGCTCTATTTCTTCTCAGATGTGGTCATCAACTGGTTTGGGCCTGGAAAATTTTTGATATTATATTTTATAAGTCTTGTAGCAGGGAGCCTTTTGGCTATGTTTTTCCATAAAAAAGAACCGCATTATAGTGCTGTTGGTGCAAGTGGGGCGGTAACAGGTGTACTTTATGCTGCTATTTTATTGGAACCGGGAATGCGATTGGGAATTATGTTTATTCCCATTCCCTTGCCAGCCTACGTATTAGGGATATTATATTTATTCTATTCCATATACGGAATGAAAACCAGATTGGGTAATATTGGCCATACCGCACATTTTGGGGGCGCAATTGGTGGGTACGTTACTACATTGTTATTTAAACCAGACCTCCTAGTTACCGATACTTGGATGGTACTTTTACTTGCAGTACCCATTATCATTCTTTTTATACTCGGTAAATTGGGTAAATTGTAA
- a CDS encoding gliding motility-associated C-terminal domain-containing protein, with translation MVPKAVSKVNKTVDLLKEDFTERIGRYGDPLPPTTKNSSQEFCALNRPTLHSIQINESNVIWYHQETNGNPLDPSSLLEENTTYYAAQIIANDESPGRLAISVLLGVPSSPTTNDTVQVFSTSENPTIGDIKVTETNIIWYDAPVEGKLLHFDTPLENGIKYFASQVINNCESVDRLPVKIALIEPSDITITKTVNNKRPIIGEKVILTITVQNDGTSVFNDIVINEQLGRGFTYINAKTTNGSFNPSDRVWTLSSLPSLETAVLYIEVEATPNGDYSSISTIESAFPKDKNLQNNSAEITLEPSCITIYNEFTPNDDGDNDYFRIDCIETFPESVLQIFNRYGALVYHKKGYQNDWRGFANVSGSLGKGSPLPTGTYFYSLKTNGLSENKTGWLFLRKE, from the coding sequence ATGGTACCCAAAGCTGTTTCCAAGGTAAACAAGACAGTTGATCTCCTTAAGGAGGACTTTACAGAGAGAATAGGGAGGTATGGTGACCCATTGCCTCCTACAACAAAGAACAGCTCTCAAGAGTTCTGTGCTTTAAATAGGCCTACCCTACACTCCATTCAAATAAATGAATCCAATGTTATTTGGTATCACCAAGAGACCAATGGTAATCCATTGGATCCAAGCAGTCTTCTGGAAGAAAATACCACTTACTATGCAGCACAAATAATAGCAAATGATGAGAGTCCTGGACGATTGGCCATCTCCGTTTTATTAGGTGTTCCTTCGTCACCTACAACCAACGATACTGTTCAAGTTTTTTCAACTTCCGAAAATCCTACCATTGGGGATATAAAAGTAACTGAAACAAACATTATTTGGTACGATGCACCGGTAGAAGGAAAACTACTGCATTTTGATACCCCTTTAGAAAATGGTATAAAGTATTTTGCTTCCCAAGTGATCAATAATTGTGAAAGTGTGGACAGATTGCCGGTTAAAATAGCCCTAATTGAGCCGTCGGATATTACAATTACCAAAACGGTGAACAACAAGCGACCCATCATTGGGGAAAAAGTGATTTTGACCATAACCGTACAAAACGATGGAACATCCGTCTTTAACGATATTGTAATTAATGAACAATTAGGCCGTGGGTTTACATACATTAACGCAAAAACCACCAACGGGAGTTTTAATCCATCCGACCGAGTTTGGACTCTTTCATCGCTTCCATCCTTGGAAACTGCAGTACTATATATAGAGGTAGAGGCAACACCCAATGGGGATTATAGCAGTATTTCTACTATAGAGAGCGCTTTTCCCAAGGACAAAAATTTGCAGAACAACAGTGCGGAAATAACTTTGGAACCATCGTGCATCACGATTTATAATGAATTTACACCTAATGATGATGGAGATAACGACTATTTTAGGATAGACTGTATAGAAACTTTCCCAGAATCGGTCCTCCAGATTTTTAACAGGTATGGCGCTTTGGTCTATCATAAAAAAGGCTACCAAAATGATTGGCGCGGCTTTGCCAATGTAAGCGGAAGTTTGGGCAAAGGATCCCCATTACCAACAGGAACCTACTTTTACAGCCTAAAAACCAATGGTTTAAGCGAAAACAAAACTGGTTGGTTATTTTTAAGAAAGGAATAA